In Pseudochaenichthys georgianus chromosome 6, fPseGeo1.2, whole genome shotgun sequence, a single window of DNA contains:
- the LOC117448360 gene encoding E3 ubiquitin-protein ligase TRIM21-like, translating into MSAASCLLTEDQFLCSICLDVFTDPVSTPCGHNFCKACISEHWDRNVPSQCPNCKEVFNIKPELRVNTFISEMAAQFRQSAQQKASSSSSEQQVVKPGEVPCDVCTGTRLKALKSCLVCLESYCETHLEPHLTRAGLKKHQLIDPVENLESRMCVKHDKLLELFCKTDQVCVCMLCTVSDHKTHDVVPLKEGYEGKKAELGKTEAEIQQMIQKRRLKIQEMNLSVELSKEGADREIADGVQVFTALKESVERSQAELIDTIKEKQRETEEQAEGFIKELEQEISELKKRSSEVEQLSRSEDQLHLLQSFTSLSAAPPTKDWTEVRVRPPSYEGTVRRAVTQLEETLSKRMKKLLEVELKRVQQSEVEVTLDPDTAHPNLTLSADGKQVKFGDVMKNLPNNPERFDTCPRVLAKQSFSSGRFYYEVQVKGKTGWVLGVARESINRKVNITMTPQKGYWIIWLITNEYTAFAGPPVRLSLKSQPQKVGVFVDYEEGLVSFYDVDAAALIYSFTGCCFKEKLYPHFGPGLNDGGNNSAPLIISPVNHTK; encoded by the coding sequence ATGTCTGCTGCCAGCTGTCTGCTGACTGAAGATCAGTTTCTGTGCTCCATCTGTCTGGATGTGTTCACTGATCCAGTCAGCACACCATGTGGACACAACTTCTGTAAAGCCTGCATCTCTGAACACTGGGACAGAAATGTCCCGAGTCAGTGTCCTAACTGTAAAGAGGTGTTCAACATAAAGCCTGAGCTGCGGGTCAACACTTTCATCTCTGAGATGGCTGCTCAGTTCAGACAGTCAGCTCAACAgaaagccagcagcagcagctcagagcAACAAGTTGTCAAACCAGGAGAAGTTCCCTGTGACgtctgcactggaaccagactgaAGGCCCTGAAGTCCTGCCTGGTGTGTCTGGAGTCCTACTGTGAGACTCACCTGGAGCCTCACCTGACAAGAGCAGGCCTGAAGAAACATCAGCTGATCGACCCTGTGGAGAACCTGGAAAGCAGGATGTGTGTGAAGCACGATAAACTGCTGGAGCTGTTCTGTAAGACCGACcaggtgtgtgtctgcatgctcTGCACTGTTTCAGACCACAAGACACATGATGTTGTTCCTCTGAAAGAAGGATATGAAGGAAAGAAGGCTGAGCTGGGGAAGACAGAGGCTGAAATTcagcagatgatccagaagagacgACTGAAGATCCAGGAGATGAATCTCTCAGTGGAGCTCAGTAAGGAAGGAGCAGACAGAGAGATAGCAGATGGTGTTCAGGTCTTCACCGCTCTGAAGGAGTCTGTTGAGAGAAGCCAGGCCGAGCTCATCGACACCATCAaagagaagcagagagagacagaggaacAGGCTGAAGGCTTCATCAAAGAGCTGGAACAGGAAATCTCTGAGCTGAAGAAGAGAAGCTCTGAGGTGGAGCAGCTCTCACGCTCTGAAGAccagctccacctcctccaaAGCTTCACGTCCCTGAGCGCTGCTCCACCCACCAAGGACTGGACAGAAGTCAGGGTCCGTCCACCTTCATATGAGGGGACTGTGAGGAGAGCTGTGACTCAGCTGGAGGAGACGCTCAGTAAACGGATGAAGAAGCTGCTTGAGGTGGAGCTGAAGAGGGTCCAGCAGTCTGAGGTGGAGGTGACTCTTGATCCTGATACAGCACATCCCAACCTCACCCTGTCTGCTGATGGAAAACAAGTTAAATTTGGTGATGTGATGAAGAATCTCCCAAACAATCCAGAGAGATTTGATACTTGTCCTCGTGTCTTAGCAAAGCAGAGTTTCTCTTCAGGAAGATTTTATTACGAGGTTCAGGTTAAAGGGAAGACTGGGTGGGTTCTAGGAGTGGCCAGAGAGTCGATCAACAGGAAGGTAAATATCACAATGACTCCTCAGAAAGGTTACTGGATAATATGGCTGATTACAAATGAGTACACAGCTTTTGCTGGTCCTCCAGTCCGTCTCTCTCTGAAGTCTCAGCCTCAGAAGGTGGGGGTGTTTGTGGATTATGAGGAGGGTCTGGTCTCCTTTTATGATGTTGATGCTGCAGCTCTGATCTACTCCTTCACTGGCTGCTGCTTCAAAGAGAAACTCTACCCTCATTTCGGTCCAGGTCTCAATGATGGTGGTAACAACTCTGCCCCGCTGATCATCTCTCCTGTCAATCACACCAAGTAG